Proteins from a genomic interval of Amycolatopsis sp. cg13:
- the groL gene encoding chaperonin GroEL (60 kDa chaperone family; promotes refolding of misfolded polypeptides especially under stressful conditions; forms two stacked rings of heptamers to form a barrel-shaped 14mer; ends can be capped by GroES; misfolded proteins enter the barrel where they are refolded when GroES binds) has product MAKLIAFDEDARRGLERGLNTLAEAVKVTLGPRGRNVVLEKKWGAPTITNDGVSIAKEIELEDPWEKIGAELVKEVAKKTDDVAGDGTTTATVLAQALVREGLRNVAAGADPISLKRGIEAAVEAITEQLHKAAVQIETKEQIAATASISAADRTIGELIAEALDKVGKEGVVTVEESNTFGLELELTEGMRFDKGYVSGYFVTDPERQEAELEDPYVLLFGSKISNVKDVLPLLEKVIQSGKPLLIIAEDVEGEALATLVVNKIRGTFKSVAVKAPGFGDRRKAILQDIAILTGGQVISEDVGLKLENADLSLLGRARKAVITRDETTIVEGAGDADQIQGRVNQIRAEIENSDSDYDREKLQERLAKLAGGVAVIKAGAATEVELKERKHRIEDAVRNAKAAVEEGIVAGGGVALIQAAEAAFAGLKLTGDEATGANIVKVAVEAPLKQIAINAGLEGGVVAEKVKSLPQGHGLNAATGEYEDLLAAGVPDPTKVTRSALQNAASIAALFLTTEAVVADKPEKAAAAPADPSGGMGGMDF; this is encoded by the coding sequence ATGGCCAAACTGATCGCGTTCGACGAGGACGCCCGCCGCGGTCTTGAGCGCGGCTTGAACACCCTCGCCGAAGCCGTCAAGGTGACCCTCGGCCCGCGGGGCCGGAACGTCGTGCTCGAAAAGAAGTGGGGCGCGCCGACGATCACCAACGACGGTGTCTCCATCGCCAAGGAGATCGAGCTCGAGGACCCGTGGGAGAAGATCGGGGCCGAGCTCGTCAAGGAAGTTGCCAAGAAGACCGACGACGTCGCGGGCGACGGCACCACCACCGCCACCGTGCTCGCCCAGGCGCTCGTGCGCGAGGGCCTGCGCAACGTCGCGGCCGGCGCCGACCCGATCTCGCTGAAGCGCGGCATCGAGGCGGCCGTCGAGGCCATCACCGAGCAGCTGCACAAGGCCGCCGTCCAGATCGAGACCAAGGAGCAGATCGCTGCTACCGCCTCGATCTCGGCCGCTGACCGCACCATCGGCGAGCTGATCGCCGAGGCGCTGGACAAGGTCGGCAAGGAAGGCGTCGTCACCGTCGAGGAGAGCAACACCTTCGGGCTCGAGCTGGAGCTCACCGAGGGCATGCGCTTTGACAAGGGCTACGTGTCCGGTTACTTCGTGACCGACCCGGAGCGCCAGGAAGCCGAGCTGGAGGACCCGTACGTCCTGCTCTTCGGTTCCAAGATCTCCAACGTCAAGGACGTCCTGCCGCTGCTGGAGAAGGTCATCCAGTCCGGCAAGCCGCTCCTGATCATCGCCGAGGACGTCGAGGGCGAAGCCCTGGCGACCCTGGTCGTCAACAAGATCCGCGGCACCTTCAAGTCCGTCGCCGTCAAGGCCCCGGGCTTCGGCGACCGCCGCAAGGCGATCCTGCAGGACATCGCGATCCTGACCGGCGGCCAGGTCATCTCCGAGGACGTCGGCCTCAAGCTGGAGAACGCGGACCTGTCGCTGCTGGGCCGTGCCCGCAAGGCCGTCATCACCCGGGACGAGACCACCATCGTCGAGGGTGCGGGCGACGCCGACCAGATCCAGGGTCGCGTCAACCAGATCCGCGCGGAGATCGAGAACTCCGACTCGGACTACGACCGCGAGAAGCTGCAGGAGCGGCTCGCGAAGCTGGCCGGCGGCGTGGCCGTCATCAAGGCCGGCGCCGCGACCGAGGTCGAGCTGAAGGAGCGCAAGCACCGCATCGAGGACGCGGTGCGCAACGCCAAGGCCGCCGTGGAAGAGGGCATCGTCGCCGGCGGCGGCGTGGCCCTGATCCAGGCTGCCGAGGCCGCTTTCGCGGGCCTGAAGCTGACCGGTGACGAGGCCACTGGCGCGAACATCGTCAAGGTCGCCGTCGAGGCTCCGCTCAAGCAGATCGCGATCAACGCCGGTCTCGAGGGCGGCGTCGTGGCGGAGAAGGTCAAGTCCCTCCCGCAGGGCCACGGCCTGAACGCCGCCACCGGCGAGTACGAGGACCTGCTCGCGGCCGGCGTGCCGGACCCGACGAAGGTCACCCGCTCCGCGCTGCAGAACGCCGCTTCCATCGCGGCGCTGTTCCTGACCACCGAGGCTGTCGTCGCGGACAAGCCGGAGAAGGCTGCTGCCGCTCCGGCCGACCCGTCCGGCGGCATGGGTGGCATGGACTTCTGA
- a CDS encoding PspC domain-containing protein: MTDNVQAAPAKKIFRSRSDRMLTGVCGGWANYLNVDPSMVRIAAVAGAVLSAGVILPVYAAAAVLTPED; encoded by the coding sequence ATGACGGACAACGTGCAGGCCGCACCGGCCAAGAAGATCTTCCGCAGCCGCTCCGACCGCATGCTCACCGGCGTGTGCGGCGGATGGGCGAACTACCTCAACGTCGACCCCTCGATGGTGCGCATCGCCGCGGTCGCCGGGGCCGTGCTCTCCGCCGGGGTCATTCTCCCGGTCTACGCCGCCGCGGCCGTGCTGACGCCCGAAGACTGA
- a CDS encoding o-succinylbenzoate synthase, whose product MQVYALPLHTRFRDITVREGLLLRGPAGWGEFCPFADYSDTESAPWLAAALEASEEGWPAPVRDRIEVNTTVPIVSPERAHELVRTSGCRTAKVKVADKRATLAEDCARIEAVRDALGPSGAIRVDANTAWDVDTAVHALGELDRAAGGLEYAEQPCPTIDDLAAVRRRVSVRIAADESIRRAEDPLKVAVAGAADIAVLKVAPLGGVRRALEVAEACGLPCVVSSAVETSVGLAAGLALAGALPELDFACGLGTMSLLRGDVCSETLSPVDGYLPVLRQAPEPDAYAGFAASPEVAAAWLDRFERVRRING is encoded by the coding sequence ATGCAGGTTTACGCGCTCCCGCTGCACACCCGGTTCCGGGACATCACCGTCCGTGAAGGACTGTTGCTCCGCGGCCCCGCCGGCTGGGGAGAGTTCTGCCCGTTCGCTGACTATTCGGACACCGAGAGCGCGCCCTGGCTCGCCGCCGCGCTCGAAGCGAGCGAAGAAGGCTGGCCCGCGCCGGTCCGCGACCGTATTGAGGTGAACACGACAGTCCCGATTGTGTCGCCGGAACGCGCGCACGAACTGGTCCGTACCTCTGGCTGCCGCACGGCGAAGGTCAAGGTCGCCGACAAACGCGCGACGCTCGCCGAGGACTGCGCGCGCATCGAAGCGGTGCGCGACGCCCTGGGTCCCTCCGGCGCGATCCGGGTCGACGCCAACACCGCGTGGGATGTCGACACCGCCGTGCACGCGCTCGGCGAACTGGATCGCGCGGCCGGTGGACTGGAGTACGCCGAACAGCCCTGCCCCACGATCGACGACCTGGCCGCCGTCCGGCGTCGCGTGTCGGTGCGGATCGCGGCCGACGAATCGATCCGCCGCGCGGAAGATCCGCTGAAGGTCGCCGTCGCCGGGGCCGCCGACATCGCCGTGCTCAAGGTCGCGCCGCTCGGCGGAGTCCGCCGGGCGCTGGAGGTCGCGGAGGCTTGCGGGCTGCCGTGCGTGGTGTCGTCGGCAGTGGAGACCAGCGTCGGGCTGGCCGCCGGGCTCGCGCTCGCCGGGGCGTTGCCGGAGCTGGACTTCGCCTGCGGACTCGGCACGATGTCGTTGCTGCGCGGGGATGTCTGCTCCGAAACACTGTCCCCTGTGGACGGTTATCTGCCGGTGCTGCGACAGGCCCCGGAACCCGACGCGTACGCCGGGTTCGCCGCGTCGCCCGAGGTGGCAGCGGCGTGGCTGGACCGGTTCGAGCGGGTCCGCCGGATCAACGGGTAA
- a CDS encoding BTAD domain-containing putative transcriptional regulator, translated as MERVDGLDFRVLGPAEVLAGDQVVPLGGSRPLIVLAGLLLRANRLVSVDVLSHWLWGDDQRRSKGALQTYVLRLRRALGDGAAIRTERGGYLLEVDENAVDLGRFRQFAARGRSAAERGEHRRAAGYFEDALGQWRGSALQNVESDALHRDEVGQLAEERTRVRELWAETLVTVGEYDTVVPELERLTREHPLRERPHEQLMYALLRSGRQAEALDVYRRISGLLAEELGLDPGAGLQRAHRLVLGGDEGARFRTPLEPHVPHQLPADLGAFAGRAADLKALRALLPEALDDGTSTPIASVEGMGGQGKTTLSVHFAHQIADRFTGGQVFLDLRGYGPGAPVSPIAALETMLIALGVPADRIPSGLDERAATWRTYTTGRRLLVVLDNANSTEQVRSLLPGPGCLVVVTSRWQLRGLVATHGARRIALSELDSEEAVELLASAIGVERVHEDPVAAGRFVQYCGGLPLAIRILAVRAAQFPRLPLDEFAAALPSDAGRLSTFDLGDGDETNIRTVFSYSYRVLCPAAARLLRLLALSAGPDLSLGMAVALSGRSEKETRGALDTLVSTHLLIQPKPGRYQFHDLIRAYANELSEQEDTADERAEASSRLLDWFIASARNAGLAMRPNQLMDEIGPVAEAGAQEFSDFHRALAWFSEEHGNLISVIQWSFRIGRYAQCWRLAWSLFTYFAGRARVDEWRYVFEIGLRAARNSGERPGEAAILNGLGVIEGVARNYVLAREYLEQALAVQLELGSLPGEARARYNLAMTAQSIEDFPEAYRHGLRSLEITRELGFTSVEANVLRALGDLCAIMGDYPQALSLADEALALVPPDDLPQGRFSLAARARALLGLGRHVEGIECLSEAVDMFFAMDEEYEAADVLSELGAAHLRYGRTAAARDCWLRAVRLLTRLDHPDADQVRAQLAGLVRR; from the coding sequence ATGGAACGTGTGGACGGCCTCGACTTCCGGGTGCTCGGCCCGGCCGAGGTGCTGGCCGGGGACCAGGTGGTGCCGCTGGGCGGCAGCCGCCCGCTGATCGTGCTCGCCGGACTCCTGCTGCGGGCGAATCGGCTGGTGTCGGTCGACGTGCTCAGCCACTGGCTGTGGGGCGACGACCAGCGGCGGTCGAAAGGCGCGCTGCAGACGTATGTCCTGCGGCTGCGCCGAGCGCTCGGCGACGGCGCGGCGATCCGCACCGAACGCGGCGGCTACCTGTTGGAAGTCGACGAAAACGCGGTGGACCTCGGCAGGTTCCGGCAGTTCGCGGCGCGCGGCCGCAGTGCCGCGGAGCGAGGCGAGCACCGGCGCGCGGCGGGGTACTTCGAGGACGCACTGGGACAGTGGCGGGGCTCGGCGCTGCAGAACGTGGAGTCGGACGCGCTGCACCGGGACGAGGTCGGACAGCTCGCGGAGGAACGCACGCGGGTGCGCGAGCTGTGGGCCGAGACGCTGGTGACCGTCGGCGAGTACGACACCGTTGTGCCTGAGCTGGAGCGTCTGACGCGCGAACATCCGCTGCGCGAACGGCCGCACGAGCAGCTGATGTACGCGCTGCTCCGCTCCGGACGGCAGGCTGAGGCGCTGGACGTCTACCGGCGCATCAGCGGACTGCTCGCCGAAGAACTGGGCCTGGACCCTGGTGCCGGACTGCAGCGCGCACACCGGTTAGTACTGGGCGGCGACGAGGGCGCGCGATTCCGGACTCCTCTGGAACCCCATGTGCCGCACCAGCTTCCGGCCGACCTCGGCGCTTTCGCCGGTCGAGCGGCAGACTTGAAAGCCCTCCGCGCGTTATTGCCGGAAGCTCTAGACGACGGAACCTCCACGCCGATCGCATCAGTGGAAGGCATGGGCGGACAAGGGAAAACGACCCTGTCTGTCCACTTCGCACACCAGATCGCCGATCGTTTCACCGGCGGCCAGGTGTTTCTGGACCTGCGCGGTTACGGCCCGGGCGCACCGGTGTCGCCGATCGCCGCGCTGGAAACGATGCTCATCGCGCTGGGCGTCCCCGCCGACCGGATCCCGTCCGGTTTGGACGAACGCGCGGCCACTTGGCGCACTTACACCACCGGCCGCCGGCTATTGGTAGTGCTGGACAACGCGAACAGCACCGAACAAGTACGTTCCCTGCTGCCTGGCCCCGGATGCCTAGTCGTAGTGACGAGCCGCTGGCAACTGCGCGGCTTGGTCGCGACACACGGCGCCCGCCGGATCGCTCTGTCCGAATTGGACAGCGAAGAGGCGGTGGAGCTTCTCGCGTCCGCCATCGGAGTCGAACGGGTGCATGAGGACCCGGTCGCAGCTGGTCGATTCGTGCAGTATTGCGGCGGGCTTCCGCTGGCGATCCGAATCCTCGCCGTCCGCGCGGCCCAGTTCCCTCGGCTGCCGCTGGACGAGTTCGCAGCAGCTTTGCCCTCGGACGCAGGCCGCTTAAGCACCTTCGACCTGGGCGACGGCGACGAGACCAACATCCGCACAGTTTTCTCTTACTCCTACCGGGTTCTGTGCCCGGCCGCGGCCCGGCTGCTGCGATTGCTGGCGCTGTCAGCCGGTCCGGATTTGTCGCTGGGCATGGCAGTCGCACTCAGCGGACGGTCCGAAAAGGAAACTCGCGGCGCTCTCGACACCCTCGTCTCGACTCACCTGCTCATCCAGCCGAAACCGGGCCGGTACCAGTTCCACGACTTGATTCGGGCCTATGCGAACGAATTGTCGGAGCAGGAGGACACCGCCGACGAGCGCGCGGAGGCCAGTTCGCGGTTGCTCGACTGGTTCATCGCGTCGGCACGGAACGCGGGTTTGGCGATGCGCCCGAACCAGCTGATGGATGAAATCGGACCGGTTGCCGAGGCTGGCGCACAGGAGTTCTCGGACTTCCACCGTGCTTTGGCCTGGTTCAGCGAAGAACACGGGAACCTGATCTCGGTGATCCAGTGGTCGTTCCGGATCGGCCGATACGCGCAATGCTGGCGGCTGGCCTGGTCGCTGTTCACCTATTTCGCCGGCCGCGCCCGGGTGGACGAATGGCGCTACGTCTTCGAGATCGGCCTGCGGGCAGCGCGAAATTCCGGCGAACGCCCCGGCGAAGCGGCGATCCTTAATGGACTAGGCGTGATCGAAGGCGTCGCCCGGAACTACGTACTGGCGCGCGAATATCTGGAGCAGGCGCTGGCCGTGCAGTTGGAACTGGGCTCACTGCCAGGGGAGGCGCGGGCGCGTTACAACCTGGCGATGACCGCGCAGAGCATCGAGGATTTCCCAGAGGCTTACCGGCATGGCCTGCGTTCGCTGGAAATCACGCGGGAACTGGGTTTCACCTCGGTGGAGGCGAACGTTCTGCGCGCTTTGGGCGACCTGTGCGCGATTATGGGCGACTACCCGCAAGCGCTGTCGCTCGCGGACGAGGCGCTGGCCTTGGTCCCGCCGGACGACCTGCCACAGGGCCGTTTCTCGCTGGCCGCCCGCGCCCGCGCACTGCTGGGCCTGGGCCGGCACGTGGAGGGCATCGAGTGCCTGTCGGAAGCGGTCGACATGTTCTTCGCGATGGACGAGGAATATGAGGCCGCGGACGTCCTGTCGGAACTGGGGGCGGCGCATCTGCGCTACGGCCGAACCGCTGCCGCACGGGACTGCTGGCTGCGTGCGGTTCGGTTGTTGACGAGGCTGGATCACCCGGACGCGGACCAGGTACGGGCGCAGTTGGCCGGGTTGGTGCGGAGGTAA